The following proteins come from a genomic window of Gimesia chilikensis:
- a CDS encoding FMN-binding glutamate synthase family protein, protein MRYSAFILAVLLTLLFFILGLAVDDWFFWPLLVLAPLSLLGVWDLVQTRHSITRNYPIMAHLRFLFEMIRPEIHQYFIESNIDGRPFNNDDRSLIYERSKNIDGLKPFGTELDVYGDEYEWLNHSMAPRPRSKELFRTTVGGPECKQPYSCSILNISAMSFGALSANAIMALNTGAKKGNFYHCTGEGGVSPYHLKPGGDLVWQIGTGYFGCRNHDGTFNPDLFQEQAAHETIKMIEIKISQGAKPGHGGVLPAAKITPEIASTRKVPMGQDCISPPGHSTYSTPIGLCEYIAQLRELSGGKPVGFKLCIGHPSEFLAICKAMMQTGILPDFITVDGGEGGTGAAPLEFSDNMGMPLKTGLIFVHNALVGCNLRDKIKIAAAGKVSSAFTLARCLAIGADWCNSARGFMMSVGCIQAQACHTNECPVGVATQDKGRQRALVVPDKSERAYNFHHNTMEALTEVIAAAGLDHPNELRPWHIYLRPKRTEVLSYYEAFDFLKPGELLEGCPYPVYSKLWDLASAETFESHHS, encoded by the coding sequence ATGAGATACTCGGCTTTCATCCTGGCTGTGCTGCTGACTCTGCTGTTTTTTATTCTCGGCCTCGCCGTTGATGACTGGTTTTTCTGGCCGCTGCTCGTTCTGGCGCCCCTCTCCCTGCTGGGAGTCTGGGACCTGGTCCAGACCCGACACAGCATCACCCGCAACTATCCGATCATGGCTCACCTGCGGTTCCTGTTTGAAATGATCCGACCGGAAATCCATCAGTACTTTATCGAAAGCAATATCGATGGCCGTCCTTTCAACAACGATGATCGCTCCCTGATTTACGAACGCTCCAAAAACATCGATGGTCTCAAACCATTCGGTACCGAGCTCGATGTCTACGGCGATGAATACGAGTGGCTCAACCACTCCATGGCCCCGCGTCCCCGTTCCAAAGAACTGTTTCGCACGACCGTCGGTGGACCGGAGTGTAAGCAGCCTTACTCCTGCTCGATTCTGAATATCTCTGCCATGAGCTTCGGCGCCCTTTCCGCCAATGCAATTATGGCTCTGAACACGGGCGCCAAAAAAGGGAACTTCTATCACTGTACCGGCGAAGGGGGCGTAAGCCCATATCACCTGAAACCGGGCGGCGACCTCGTCTGGCAGATCGGAACCGGATACTTCGGCTGCCGAAACCATGACGGCACCTTTAATCCCGATCTGTTCCAGGAGCAGGCGGCTCATGAAACCATCAAAATGATTGAGATTAAAATCTCGCAGGGTGCCAAACCCGGTCACGGGGGCGTGCTCCCCGCTGCCAAAATCACCCCCGAGATCGCCTCGACCCGAAAAGTCCCCATGGGGCAAGACTGCATCTCGCCTCCCGGACACTCCACTTATTCAACGCCCATCGGTCTGTGTGAATACATTGCTCAGTTAAGGGAACTCTCCGGAGGAAAGCCGGTCGGCTTCAAACTCTGTATCGGACATCCCAGTGAATTCCTCGCCATCTGCAAGGCCATGATGCAAACCGGTATCCTGCCCGACTTTATCACCGTCGATGGTGGCGAAGGGGGGACCGGGGCCGCCCCATTAGAATTTTCCGACAACATGGGTATGCCCTTAAAAACCGGGCTGATCTTCGTGCACAATGCTCTCGTCGGCTGCAATCTCCGCGACAAAATCAAAATCGCTGCCGCTGGCAAAGTCAGTTCCGCTTTCACACTGGCCCGCTGCCTGGCCATCGGTGCTGACTGGTGCAACTCCGCCCGCGGTTTCATGATGTCCGTCGGCTGTATTCAGGCACAGGCCTGTCACACCAACGAATGTCCGGTCGGCGTCGCCACCCAGGACAAGGGACGCCAGCGGGCACTCGTTGTACCGGATAAGAGCGAACGTGCCTACAATTTCCATCACAATACGATGGAAGCCCTGACCGAAGTCATCGCGGCTGCCGGCCTGGACCATCCCAATGAATTACGCCCCTGGCACATCTATCTCCGCCCGAAACGGACCGAAGTCCTCTCCTACTACGAAGCCTTCGACTTCCTCAAACCAGGGGAGTTGCTTGAGGGCTGCCCTTACCCCGTTTACAGCAAACTCTGGGATCTGGCGTCTGCGGAAACCTTTGAATCCCATCATAGCTGA